Genomic segment of Nostoc sp. TCL240-02:
ACCCTGAGAATTATTTCGCCGAAGTTGAGCAAGCCGCTTTTAGCCCTAGTGCGGTGGTTCCTGGCGTTAGTTTCTCTCCAGACAAAATGCTGCAAGCTCGCATCTTTTCTTACCCAGATGCTCAACGGTATCGCTTGGGTGGTAACTATCAGCAACTACCTGTTAACCAGCCCAAATGTCCAGTGATGCATTATCAGCGAGATGGCTTTATGGCACCGGGGAACAACGGCGGTAGCGTTCCTAACTATGAACCGAATAGTGCTGAGGGTACGCCCAAAGAAAATCTAGCTTATGCAGAACCACCTAGTCATTTGGGCGATGTCACAGTCGATCGTTACAGTCATCGTGAAGGAAACGACGATTATACCCAAGCAGGTAATCTGTATCGGTTACTAACTCCTGAGCAGCAAGAGCGTCTTGCTCATAATATCGTCGGTAGTCTCTCTCAAGCGAGACAAGACATCCAAATGCGTCAACTTTGCCACTTCTTCCGGGCAGATGTTTCTTATGGTCGTCGTGTAGCTGAAGGGTTAGGCATTTCAATCGATCCTGCAATGTTTTCTCATGATGCTCAACCTGTAGGTAACTGGTAAGCCTTATCCAATTTTGTGGGGTGGGCATCTTGCCCGCCCTAAAGCAAATTTATTTGATTAACTTATAAAATAAATCGAGGTAATTAAACATGAAATTAACAGCAACAGAAAAAGGCTTATTAATCCCTAAAGAACTATTAGGAGAAAACCAAGAATTTGAGATTCTTCAAGAAAATGGAAAAATTATTATTACTAGCATTAAACAAACATCTTCTATTTGGGATTTAGGTTCAAATCCTGTGGAATGTGATGTAAAAGATGGTGCAATTAACCACGATCGCTATCTCTATAACCCATGATAAGTATCTACTTTTTAGATACCAGCTATATTTTAGCCCTGGAAATCAAAAATGAAGATGCTCATCAAAAAGTATTACAAAATTGGGCTACTTTAATAAAGTCTAAACCTGTTTTAATGACAACAACATACGTTTTTGATGAAGTGGTTACTTTTTTTAATAGTCGAAACCCTCATTATAAAGCAGTTGAAGTTGGTAATCGTTTATTAGAAAGTCCTGACATAGAATTAATCGAAATTGAGCGAACTTTATTTAATCAGGGATGGGAATATTTTCAAAAGCATAAAGATAAATCGTATTCTTTCACTGATTGTTTATCATTTATCATTATGCAACAACGAGAGATTGTTATAGCTTTAACCTTAGATAATCATTTTTATCAAGCTGGATTTCAAATTTTCCCATCATAAATTAAGTATAAAAAACAAACATATATTTACTATTTTATTCTGAATTTAATAATCTCTGACAAAGTAGAGTCAAAACTACTTGTAGTTAGATCCCTGATTTTTTAAAGAAATCAAGGATCTGGAATTGCTGTAGGTGAATAATGGAAAGGAGTTCAGAGACTCATTAATGGAGCTAAAAGACTCTTTAATGGAGTGCAGAGGCTCATTAATGGAGTTCAAAGACTCTTTAATGAGGTTCAGAGGCTCATTAATGGAGTTCAAAGACTCTTTAATGAGGTTCAGAGGCTCATTAATGGAGCTAAAAGACTCTTTAATGAGGTTCAGAGGCTCATTAATGGAGCTAAAAGACTCTTTAATGGGGTTCAAAGGCTCATTAATGGAGCTAAAAGACTCTTTAATGGGGTTCAGAGGCTCATTAATATAGATAAATTAAAATATTTACAGTTATTGCGATCGCTCCCATCGCAGAGCATATCGTAGAGAAGTAGTTTTAGGCGTTGCGATCGCATTATTTGGCTTTAGTGCATTTGCAATGACATTGTGTAATTAATTATGTTGCCTACTTATTAGATTGGGATTTGAATCCCAGGCAGATAATGCAGCCGATGCAGATTACCTAAATTACTGAAATGTAGGGGAGACAAAAGCAACCATTCTCCTGGATAAAGGCTGATGATTCCGCCGCAAGTCTTCCAGATTTTTACGAATGGTTATTGTATTGGGATGATTTGCCCCCAACCGTTGTTCAGCAATCTCCAAAGCTTGGATGTAGAAAGGTTCGGTATCGCTATACCTTCCCTGTGATTCATAGAGTGCTGCCAAATTGTTCAGGCTAGTTGCCACATTGGGGTGTTCATCCCCCAGCAGGCGTTTTGTAATGGACAAAGCTTGGATGTACAAAGGTTCGGCATCGCTGTACATTCCCTGTGATTTATAGAGTCCAGCCAAATTATTCAGGCTAGTTGCCACATTGGGGTGTTCATCCCCCAGCAAACGTTTTG
This window contains:
- a CDS encoding type II toxin-antitoxin system VapC family toxin; this encodes MISIYFLDTSYILALEIKNEDAHQKVLQNWATLIKSKPVLMTTTYVFDEVVTFFNSRNPHYKAVEVGNRLLESPDIELIEIERTLFNQGWEYFQKHKDKSYSFTDCLSFIIMQQREIVIALTLDNHFYQAGFQIFPS